A window of the Comamonas sp. Y33R10-2 genome harbors these coding sequences:
- a CDS encoding phage tail protein has translation MNSTLMALGQFIFGLQTLAYEDLKRSNSWRHPSSSRVGARAARQFVGVGDDTISLSGWVAPELIGTYASVAELRAMGDIGKPYALVAGTGEVFGQYVIESLNETGTLHYQDGTPRRIAFDLQLTRVDNDQGGERVTVDEQGQFSGSSSNSGSQRRQPTLDELL, from the coding sequence ATGAACAGCACCCTCATGGCCTTGGGCCAATTCATCTTCGGCCTGCAGACGCTGGCCTATGAAGATCTCAAGCGCAGCAACAGCTGGCGCCACCCCAGCAGCAGCCGTGTGGGTGCCCGTGCCGCCCGCCAGTTTGTGGGCGTGGGCGACGACACTATCAGCCTCAGTGGCTGGGTAGCCCCTGAGCTGATCGGCACCTACGCCAGCGTGGCCGAGCTGCGCGCCATGGGTGATATTGGCAAGCCCTATGCACTGGTGGCGGGCACCGGCGAAGTCTTTGGTCAGTACGTGATTGAAAGCCTCAACGAAACCGGCACCCTGCACTACCAAGACGGCACGCCCCGCCGCATTGCCTTTGACCTGCAGCTCACCCGCGTGGACAACGACCAGGGCGGCGAGCGAGTCACGGTGGACGAACAAGGCCAGTTCTCTGGCAGCAGCAGCAATAGCGGCAGCCAGCGCCGCCAGCCCACGCTCGATGAACTGCTGTAA
- a CDS encoding contractile injection system protein, VgrG/Pvc8 family yields MANAETSEESLTRERSANASHRGGNHRIPTYRLVVAGKDITPTVDARLVSLTLTEGRENQADQLDIVLTDHDGQLALPRKEAEIELQLGWQGQQLIDKGTFVVDEIEHSGAPDILTIRARAADLGGEIRKRTEKSWHDTTLAAILNALAKRNKLTHKVDAKLGATKVQHIDQTNESDMHFITRLARKYDAVATVKKKHLLFMPINGTKTSKGQSLPTIEITRIDGDQHRFASSTRDAYDGVKALWNDRKFGKRKEVIAGKKDGNLKTMKETFGSEADALAAAKAELQRINRGMATFDLNLAIGVPELMPQTPVRVVGFKPEIDGQGWLVKEVTHTLGDGGLTSKVQMERSVSEDVVSSLR; encoded by the coding sequence ATGGCCAATGCAGAAACCAGCGAAGAGAGCCTAACGCGCGAGCGCTCAGCGAATGCCAGCCATCGCGGAGGCAACCACCGCATCCCTACCTACCGGCTAGTGGTGGCTGGCAAAGACATCACCCCTACGGTAGACGCCCGCCTCGTGAGCCTCACCCTCACCGAAGGCCGTGAGAATCAGGCCGATCAACTCGACATCGTCCTCACCGACCACGATGGCCAGCTGGCCCTGCCCCGCAAAGAAGCCGAGATTGAGCTGCAGCTGGGCTGGCAAGGCCAGCAGCTCATAGACAAAGGCACATTCGTCGTTGATGAGATAGAGCACAGTGGCGCCCCCGACATCCTCACCATTCGCGCCCGCGCTGCTGATCTGGGTGGCGAGATCCGCAAGCGCACCGAAAAAAGCTGGCACGACACGACGCTGGCCGCCATCCTGAACGCGCTGGCCAAGCGCAACAAACTCACCCACAAGGTAGACGCCAAGCTGGGCGCCACCAAAGTGCAGCACATCGACCAGACCAATGAAAGCGATATGCACTTCATCACCCGCCTCGCACGCAAGTACGACGCCGTGGCCACGGTGAAGAAAAAGCACCTGCTCTTCATGCCCATCAACGGCACCAAAACCAGCAAAGGCCAGAGCCTGCCCACCATCGAAATCACCCGCATCGATGGCGACCAGCACCGCTTTGCCAGCAGCACCCGCGATGCCTATGACGGCGTCAAAGCACTGTGGAATGACCGCAAGTTTGGCAAGCGAAAAGAAGTCATCGCGGGCAAGAAAGACGGCAACCTCAAGACCATGAAGGAAACCTTTGGCAGCGAAGCCGATGCACTGGCCGCCGCCAAGGCTGAGCTACAGCGCATCAACCGCGGCATGGCCACGTTTGACCTGAACCTTGCTATCGGCGTGCCCGAGCTGATGCCGCAAACACCAGTGCGCGTGGTGGGTTTCAAGCCAGAGATTGATGGGCAGGGCTGGCTGGTGAAAGAGGTCACGCACACGCTGGGGGATGGTGGGTTGACGAGCAAGGTGCAGATGGAGCGTAGTGTTTCCGAGGATGTCGTTTCCAGCCTTCGCTAG
- a CDS encoding LexA family transcriptional regulator produces MNSISAPLPVPVDSSPMELPMVQGCVRAGFPSPAEDFGVTRFDLAKSLIQHPATTFVMPLRGDSMIGAGLYDGDWLVVDKVLRPQHDDIVIAELDGDFTCKRLYQRNGTFMLRPENPTYPDIRPREGQTIEIWGVVTSSVRRYRKW; encoded by the coding sequence ATGAACAGTATTTCAGCACCCCTCCCCGTCCCCGTGGACAGCTCACCTATGGAGCTGCCCATGGTGCAGGGCTGCGTGCGGGCGGGCTTTCCCAGCCCGGCTGAAGACTTTGGCGTAACGCGGTTTGATCTGGCCAAGAGCCTGATCCAGCACCCGGCCACCACCTTTGTCATGCCGCTGCGTGGCGACAGCATGATTGGTGCGGGCCTGTATGACGGTGACTGGCTGGTGGTCGATAAGGTGCTGCGCCCCCAGCACGATGACATCGTGATCGCCGAGCTTGACGGCGATTTCACCTGCAAGCGCCTGTACCAGCGCAACGGCACCTTCATGCTGCGGCCAGAGAACCCCACCTATCCCGACATACGCCCGCGCGAAGGGCAGACCATCGAGATCTGGGGCGTCGTCACCTCCAGCGTGCGGCGCTACCGCAAGTGGTGA
- a CDS encoding Y-family DNA polymerase: MYALLDGNNFYVSCERVFRPSLKRVPVVVLSNNDGCAVARSDEAKALGIKMGAPYFQIKHLHDEAGLVALSANFPLYGDMSDRMMSLAAALGPEQEQYSIDECFIGLHGVPDVTRRACVIRERILRGIGIPTCIGIAPTKTLAKLANHVAKNAERKPGSYPAHLQRVCNFAELTPAELRLVLEYTPVGEIWGVGRQLTKRLAGLDVHTAWQLRNMPIATVRAHFGVVLERTVCELQGTPCIALELVTPAKQQIACTRSFGQPVTELQPLIEAVSHFAQRAAEKLRGQQHRAGVLHVFARTSPFRERDEPFSRSATLQLHPPSSDTAVLVDAALRGVREFFEPGYRLAKAGVILMDLAPASVQQASLLDDAPPPMRDRSALMETVDQINSRWGKGAVGVGSAVQSGGWGMRQERRTPNYIANVDSMPSAS, translated from the coding sequence ATGTATGCACTGCTCGATGGCAACAACTTCTACGTAAGCTGCGAGCGCGTTTTCAGGCCCAGCCTCAAGCGTGTTCCCGTGGTCGTGCTATCAAATAATGATGGCTGCGCCGTAGCTCGCAGCGATGAAGCCAAGGCGCTGGGCATCAAGATGGGCGCGCCCTACTTCCAGATCAAACACCTGCACGATGAAGCCGGGCTGGTTGCCCTGAGTGCCAACTTCCCCTTGTATGGCGACATGAGCGACCGCATGATGAGCCTGGCCGCTGCGCTGGGGCCCGAGCAAGAGCAGTACAGCATTGATGAATGCTTTATTGGCCTGCACGGCGTACCCGATGTGACCCGCCGCGCCTGCGTCATACGTGAGCGCATCTTGCGCGGCATTGGCATCCCCACCTGCATTGGCATTGCGCCCACCAAAACCTTGGCCAAGCTGGCCAACCATGTCGCCAAAAACGCCGAACGCAAGCCCGGCAGCTACCCCGCCCACCTGCAGCGCGTCTGCAACTTTGCCGAGCTGACGCCAGCCGAGCTGCGGTTGGTGCTGGAGTACACCCCTGTGGGTGAGATCTGGGGTGTGGGCCGCCAGCTCACCAAGCGGCTGGCCGGGCTGGATGTGCACACCGCCTGGCAGCTGCGCAACATGCCCATTGCCACCGTTCGCGCCCACTTTGGCGTGGTGCTGGAGCGCACGGTGTGTGAGCTGCAAGGCACACCCTGCATCGCTTTAGAGTTGGTGACACCCGCCAAACAGCAAATTGCCTGCACTCGTTCATTCGGCCAGCCGGTGACAGAGCTGCAGCCACTGATCGAGGCGGTGAGCCACTTTGCCCAGCGAGCCGCCGAAAAGCTGCGCGGCCAGCAGCACCGTGCTGGGGTGCTGCATGTGTTTGCCCGCACCAGCCCCTTCCGTGAACGCGATGAACCCTTTAGCCGCAGCGCCACCCTGCAACTGCACCCACCCAGCTCAGACACTGCCGTGCTGGTGGATGCGGCCCTGCGCGGCGTGCGTGAGTTCTTTGAGCCCGGCTACCGGTTGGCCAAGGCTGGCGTGATCTTGATGGACTTGGCCCCTGCCTCGGTACAGCAGGCATCGCTACTGGACGATGCCCCGCCACCCATGCGTGACCGCAGCGCTTTGATGGAAACCGTGGACCAGATCAACAGCCGTTGGGGCAAGGGCGCTGTGGGCGTGGGCAGTGCCGTGCAGTCAGGGGGCTGGGGTATGAGACAGGAGCGAAGGACGCCCAATTACATCGCCAACGTGGACAGCATGCCGTCTGCCTCATGA